The window GGCGCAGCAATGGAACACCCGCAGGCACAGTTTTATTGAAAGACCTTGTTCAGCCTACATCTACCATACCTAGTGCCCAATCGAGGGATATGATGGTAGTCAATGGCTTGTTGATATTTGTGGCAGATGATGGTATTACAGGTACAACATTATTTAGAGGGGATGGCACTGTAGGGGGAACAGTCCCGATTGTCAATATCAATACCAATCCTACTACTCCCGCGCCCCGTACACAAAACGCAGACCCTTTTGGGCTGACTCGTGTAGGCAACAGGGTGTTTTTTACGGCCAATAATGGTAACGCAACCAATGGGCGCGAGCTGTGGGTTAGCGATGGTACGGCTGCCGGTACAATGATGGTCAGGGACATTCGCCCGGGACCCCAAAGCGCTTTTACCGAAGATCCCGAAAGTAGCATCCTGATAGAAAAAGATGGGCTTTGTTATTTTGTAGCCAATGATGGCACAGGACAGGCGCTTTGGCGCAGCGATGGCACGTCTGCCGGTACAATAAAGGTCAGCCCCATTGAGTTCAATACCGCCAGTGGCATTATCAACGTGGGCAATATCCTGTATTTTAGCGCCAGCACCCCCGCCGCAGGTGCAGAGCTTTGGCGTAGCGATGGCACACCTACCGGTACGGTGATGGTTCGAGACTTGATTCCGGGAACGGCCAGTTCAGCCCCCAGTAACTTTGCCGCTGTAGGTGGACGCTTGTTCTTTGCAGCAGACGCGGTAGGCCCTACAAGTAACCCCTTGGGTCGGGAGCTGTGGGTCAGTGATGGTACGGCCAGCGGTACTTTCTTGGTAAGGGATATTGCTCCAGGAGGTTTTTCGTCTAACCCCAGTAATTTGACCAATGTAGATGGCACTTTATACTTTGTGGCCAACAATGGGACTGTCGGAGCCGAACTATGGACTAGTGATGGTACAGAGGCCGGTACGCGGCTTTTTAAGGATGTAAACCCAACACCCAATGTGGGCGGTGAGATTACAGAGATTGTCAGTATGCTCACCCAAGGGTTTTACTTCAATGGCTTTCTTGATGCCAATGTAGGAAAAGAGCTTTGGTACTCAGTACCTTGCCCTCGCGCCACCCTGACCTATGCTTCTGATGTACTGTGTCAAGGAGCGGGCAATGCGCTACCCAACCTCACCGTAACGGACCCGGGACTGAACGGCGGAGTATATAGTAGCACCGATGCCAATTTACGTTTTGTAGACACAGGCAACAACACCAACTCCCTGACTGGGGAAATCAATGTGGGTATTACCCCCCCGGGCACATACTTGATTAATTATAATCTCCCGGGAGGCTTTAATGGATGTATTATCCGAGCTTCGTTCGAAGTAACAATTTTACCGGGGGGATCTAGCAGTGTGGATGAAGTAGCCAATCATACGACCTTTGCCCCGGGTATTTTTGAAAACCCACCTTCAGACCCCGGTCAAGCTACAGACATTCCGGTAGGGATAGCGGCTTCGCCCAACCAACAGTTTTTGTATATTGCCGATATTGTCAATGGGCGTATCCAGCGCCTCAACAAGGCCACAGGCGCAGTAAATAACGCTAACTTTATCACTGGCCTCAACCGTCCCGGAGGGATCGATGTAGACATTGCTGGCAACATCTACGTAGCCGAGTCGGGTAACCACGTCATCAGAGTATTTTCTGCCGCCGGTGGTGCAACCCCTATTCTAACCTATGGCCAGCCTGGTAGTGAAGGTGATGTGTTGGGTGACCCTGCCACAGCACGCTTCCGCCGCCCTTCGGATGTGGCAGTAGATGCCAGTGGCAACATTTATGTGGCCGATATGTCTAACCACAAAGTCAAACGCATAGCACCAGATGGCAATACAACCCTCCTAGCCGGTAGCGGGGCAACAGACTTTGCTGACGGTACCGGAGCCGATGCCCGCTTTTGGTTTCCTACAGGCATCGCCGTAGGGTTCGACGGCAACCTAGTCGTAGCCGACCGCTTCAACAACCGTATCCGACGCATTACTCCGGCAGGGGTGGTTACAACCATCGCCGGACAAGTACAGGGCTGTGCTAATGGAGTCGGTAGTGCGGCAAGCTTTAACCGCCCTACCAGTGTATCCGTAGGCCCTAGAGGGGTTATTTTTGTTGCTGATCGCAGTAACCACGTCATCCGCCGTATCCAAGGTAATCAAGTTACCTTGGCTGCTAGTACTTGTGCGGCAGGGGCTGGTGATGCCGCTGGTGGGTTTGCTTTTGCGGCGCGTTTTAATATGCCTAATGGGATATATGCAGATTTGTCCCAAAATGTCTTTGTAGCTGATGGGCGTAACCAAAAGCTCAAGCGCCTGTTGGTGGCAAATGCTGCGGCGGGATATGTAGACGGTGCAGGAGTCATTTGCTTGAATACACCGGGAACGCTGACAGCACGCCGCGTTGATGGAACCATGCAGCCCTCAGTGCTCAAGTGGCAGCGCACTACCGATTTCAGCCTTGCCCAAACGTGGATAGACATCAACCAAACCAGCGCTACCCTCAACTACAACGATGGTACACTCAACATCACCGAAAATACGATGTTTAGGGCTATCGTACAGGCGGGTTTGTGTCAACAACCCTCTAACTTTGCGGCTATTGTCATTTCCAAACCTGACCCTCCCGTTGCCGGACTCGCGCCAGACCCTAGCTGTGGCGGGGGTAATGTAACCCTGACGGCCTCTGGGGGTGCCAATGGCACCTACCGCTGGTACCGAGATGTGGCCGGAACGCCTACCCTCATCGTTGGAGAAACCAGCAACACCATTACCGTCAGCGTAACCGAAAACACGACCTTCTTTGTCTCCTTACAAGGAGTCTGTGAGAGTGAGCGCATCCCAATAGAGGTTACGGTCATCCCTACGCCGGCTACGCCTACCGCCTCCGGCCTACGCTGTGGCCCTGGCGCAGTTACCTTGACTGCCACCGGCGCAACAGGGCAAGAAAAATATGTGTGGTACGAAGATGCTGCCGGAACGATTATTCTCAAAACCTCTACCGATGCCGCAGACAATACCTTTGTAAGCCCCGAAATCAGCAGCAGCACCAACTTCTATGTCCGCATTATCAATGAGGCGGTTGCTGGATGTAATGGCGTCATTGCAACAGCTCCCGCTACCATCGAAGAAGTGCCCGCGCCAGTCATTACTGGCGACAACCAAATCTGTACCAGTGCTACCGGTATTGTCTATAGCACCCCAAATGCTGCCGGACGTACTTTTGAGTGGACAGTAGTAGGGGGAACGATTGCCTCCGGCCAAGGAACAAACCAGATTACGGTAGACTGGGGGCCTACAGGCGGCACAGTAACTGTTAGGGAAATTATTGATGCCACCAACTGTGATGCGACCAGCCCCGAAATTACCGTGGCTACCAACACCCTACCTACACCCAATATCACTGGCGACAATACTGGCTGTGTGCAGAATATTTTGGTATATACCACCCCGGCTGTGGCAGGCAATAGTTATGACTGGACAGTAGTGGGCGGCAATATCGTAGCAGGCCAAGGAACAAACCAAGTTTCTGTACAATGGACTGCTGCCGGCACTGGAGAGGTTTCAGTGGTGGAAGGCGCCAACGGAAGTACTACTTGTATAGGTACGGCCAACTTCAACGTAACCCTTGGCGATACCCCACTGCCCACCATTACAGGGCCGGATGTCGTTTGTGAAAATACTCCCGGACAAGTGTACACTGTACCCAATGTGGGCGGCGATACTTACAATTGGGTGCTTCTGGACGGAGGCGGAACAATCGTCGCTGGGCAAAGTACCAACTCGCTGACCATCGATTGGGGCGCTGTCAACGAAATCCGCTTGATGATAGAGCAAACCAACCCCATCACCAACTGTATCGGGCGCGATACCCTTACGGTTCGTATCAACGGTGTACCTGCTCCGGTCATTGCAGGCCCTACTGTTGCTTGTACCAATACACCCACCATATATAGCACCACTAACAACCCCGGCAATATTTATGACTGGACAATAGTGGGTGGCAATATCGTAGATGGCGCAGGTACACACCAAATCACTGTAGAATGGACGAACGCTACCGGTTCTTTGGACCTGACCGAAAGCGTTCCTGGTGGTGGCTGTACGACAATAGCCGCACAGCTGAACGTAACTGCTGCGCCACGCCCAACACCTAGTACGGCTACATGGCCTACAGCGGCATGTCAACTTGACGAGCTGGTCTACACCACGCCCAACGTCGGAGGCAATACCTATACTTGGGTAGTAGATGGAGGCACTATCATCGCCGGTGATGGCACTAACCAAGTAACCGTGCGTTGGACAGAAACCGGCACACGCAGCATCCGACTGGTAGAGGCCAGCGCAGCTACCTGTACCGATACCGTCAGCATTAGCGTAGAGGTTACACTCAAGCCAGCACCTGTGATTAGTGGAGATGTAGTCGTATGTGAGAATAGCACCGGTACTTTCAGTACCCCTGATGTAGCCGGACACACCTACAACTGGAGCATCACCGGAGGTACTATCACTGGTGGCCAAAACACGCACCAAGTAACCGTACAGTGGGGAGCAGGCCCTGCTGGCACATTGAGCGTAGAAGAGACCAACCCCGCAGGTGGAGGATGTGTAACGGCTACTACACCGCTGCCAATAGAAATCAGGCCTACACCTACACCAGTCATTACGGGAGATGCCAACGCCTGTACCAATGTGGCAGAAGTATATAGTACGCCTGCCGTCGGAGGCAACACGTATGCCTGGACGCTTTCCGAAGGAGGAATGATCACCGCCGGAGATGGCACAAACAGTATCACCGTAATGTGGCAGACTGCCGGAGCCAAAACAGTATCGCTCACCGAACGCAGCGGCCCCGGTTGCGAAACAGCCACTAGCTTCAATGTCAATGTAGACAATACCCCCGTGCCAGATATTTCTGGCCCGACAGTGGTCTGTAAGGGTGCTACCCAAACTTACCAAACTGCTGCCACGGGCAACACATTCAACTGGGTAATAAGCAGTGGAACCATCAACAGCGGCCAAGGTACTAACCAAGTAACCGTTACTTGGAGCAATGTAGACAATACCGGCAGCTTGACGGTAGAAGAAACTTCTGCCAACGGAACTTGTATTACCACTACTGCGGCTTACAACGTAACGCTGGCCGATGTGCCCACACCAGCAGTAACTAGGGTAGATGCCATTCCAGGCAATGATTTCTGCGCCAAAAACACCTACCAATTCTCCACACCGGCTCAAGCCGGCACTTCGTACCAGTGGGAGGTCAATGGCGGTACTATCATCGCAGGCCAAGGTACTAACCAAATCTCAGTTACTTGGGGTACAGGCTTGGCTGGAGATGTACAGGTAACCCAGCAAGTAACAGGGACAGACTGTGCGGTTACGAGCGCGTTATATACGGCCAATATCCTGCCTAGTCCTTCGCCTGATATTACCGCACTGAACGAAGCCAATAGCGCTTTTCCAGGTTTTGTCTGTGAGAATACCGGTGGGTTCCGTTATCAAACCCCCAATACCGGCGGCACCTTTGTTTGGACTATCAACGGCAATGGAACGATTGCTGCAGGCCAAGGCACCAACGAAATCACCGTCAACTGGGGAGGAGCAGGCAATGCCGCAATTATTGTAAGCGAAGTGGGCGGCAACGGTTGCGGATTCTCTGATACCTTGCGCATCACCATAGAGCCAACACCAGGCGCGCCCAATATTCGCAATGCCCTGCGTTGTACCCCA of the Eisenibacter elegans DSM 3317 genome contains:
- a CDS encoding ELWxxDGT repeat protein; this encodes MKKHCFILPQWFFQMILCFGLLWPAGLVQLLQAQHQEPQLINVNDLPGVSSGPSQLTNVNGVLYFNALAGSVGQFGTEPHTAIQTTSTFLRDIRPGGDNSGSRFFTFYGGQCYFFANNGTTKAGAMWRSNGTPAGTVLLKDLVQPTSTIPSAQSRDMMVVNGLLIFVADDGITGTTLFRGDGTVGGTVPIVNINTNPTTPAPRTQNADPFGLTRVGNRVFFTANNGNATNGRELWVSDGTAAGTMMVRDIRPGPQSAFTEDPESSILIEKDGLCYFVANDGTGQALWRSDGTSAGTIKVSPIEFNTASGIINVGNILYFSASTPAAGAELWRSDGTPTGTVMVRDLIPGTASSAPSNFAAVGGRLFFAADAVGPTSNPLGRELWVSDGTASGTFLVRDIAPGGFSSNPSNLTNVDGTLYFVANNGTVGAELWTSDGTEAGTRLFKDVNPTPNVGGEITEIVSMLTQGFYFNGFLDANVGKELWYSVPCPRATLTYASDVLCQGAGNALPNLTVTDPGLNGGVYSSTDANLRFVDTGNNTNSLTGEINVGITPPGTYLINYNLPGGFNGCIIRASFEVTILPGGSSSVDEVANHTTFAPGIFENPPSDPGQATDIPVGIAASPNQQFLYIADIVNGRIQRLNKATGAVNNANFITGLNRPGGIDVDIAGNIYVAESGNHVIRVFSAAGGATPILTYGQPGSEGDVLGDPATARFRRPSDVAVDASGNIYVADMSNHKVKRIAPDGNTTLLAGSGATDFADGTGADARFWFPTGIAVGFDGNLVVADRFNNRIRRITPAGVVTTIAGQVQGCANGVGSAASFNRPTSVSVGPRGVIFVADRSNHVIRRIQGNQVTLAASTCAAGAGDAAGGFAFAARFNMPNGIYADLSQNVFVADGRNQKLKRLLVANAAAGYVDGAGVICLNTPGTLTARRVDGTMQPSVLKWQRTTDFSLAQTWIDINQTSATLNYNDGTLNITENTMFRAIVQAGLCQQPSNFAAIVISKPDPPVAGLAPDPSCGGGNVTLTASGGANGTYRWYRDVAGTPTLIVGETSNTITVSVTENTTFFVSLQGVCESERIPIEVTVIPTPATPTASGLRCGPGAVTLTATGATGQEKYVWYEDAAGTIILKTSTDAADNTFVSPEISSSTNFYVRIINEAVAGCNGVIATAPATIEEVPAPVITGDNQICTSATGIVYSTPNAAGRTFEWTVVGGTIASGQGTNQITVDWGPTGGTVTVREIIDATNCDATSPEITVATNTLPTPNITGDNTGCVQNILVYTTPAVAGNSYDWTVVGGNIVAGQGTNQVSVQWTAAGTGEVSVVEGANGSTTCIGTANFNVTLGDTPLPTITGPDVVCENTPGQVYTVPNVGGDTYNWVLLDGGGTIVAGQSTNSLTIDWGAVNEIRLMIEQTNPITNCIGRDTLTVRINGVPAPVIAGPTVACTNTPTIYSTTNNPGNIYDWTIVGGNIVDGAGTHQITVEWTNATGSLDLTESVPGGGCTTIAAQLNVTAAPRPTPSTATWPTAACQLDELVYTTPNVGGNTYTWVVDGGTIIAGDGTNQVTVRWTETGTRSIRLVEASAATCTDTVSISVEVTLKPAPVISGDVVVCENSTGTFSTPDVAGHTYNWSITGGTITGGQNTHQVTVQWGAGPAGTLSVEETNPAGGGCVTATTPLPIEIRPTPTPVITGDANACTNVAEVYSTPAVGGNTYAWTLSEGGMITAGDGTNSITVMWQTAGAKTVSLTERSGPGCETATSFNVNVDNTPVPDISGPTVVCKGATQTYQTAATGNTFNWVISSGTINSGQGTNQVTVTWSNVDNTGSLTVEETSANGTCITTTAAYNVTLADVPTPAVTRVDAIPGNDFCAKNTYQFSTPAQAGTSYQWEVNGGTIIAGQGTNQISVTWGTGLAGDVQVTQQVTGTDCAVTSALYTANILPSPSPDITALNEANSAFPGFVCENTGGFRYQTPNTGGTFVWTINGNGTIAAGQGTNEITVNWGGAGNAAIIVSEVGGNGCGFSDTLRITIEPTPGAPNIRNALRCTPGRARMFASLPNAIAYNWYDAGNNFIAQVTDTLFTQDISATTTYFVEAVTMPQCISPRVQVTATLSDQNIEANVDAQLTNICGRAPTGAITLTLSGGQEPYVFQWSNGATTQNLSGLTAGVYSVLITDDGGCTTERTYELFEEFNTLPVNVGPDLVITRGETVTLNADAPDAVAFLWTPARGLSDPTARNPQASPDTTTTYVVEVTNSAGCIGFDSLTIEVNVYDIFIPNTFSPNNDGENDLLEIYGNNLVRVNVQIYDRLGKLVYEQRFDRNSGTLQDIDDIGKIQKSVGGWDGTASTVGGSREPLPSGTYIWKVTGQFANERTMKPQSGSVVLMR